In the Leifsonia sp. 466MF genome, one interval contains:
- a CDS encoding response regulator, giving the protein MASVVTKYRVVVVEDDPDVAFFMKTVLEKRADAVAIAVTNPSIALATIAEFEPDLVITDIEMPGITGLDLLKELRAQYPGMPVVVMTAHVSVDYAVSALRAQADEFLSKPVASAELVAIVNRLAAEGRVKRAAARRQVVLAIGAHPDDVEIGVGGILAAHRDAGNDVVILTLSRGARGGDADDRQHESLASAELLGARLFLEDLEDTHISAADPTVGIIERVVAEIQPDIVYTHSSHDRHQDHRAVHAATNVATRSVRTVCCYQSPSATIDFRPTRFVPIDGFTETKLQLIDCFRSQTELRDYLEPDFVLATARYWSRFGGGKTCEPLEVMRDTADISVPASAIHSDARVAGNRLNRTAE; this is encoded by the coding sequence ATGGCGAGTGTCGTGACGAAGTACCGGGTGGTCGTGGTCGAGGACGACCCCGATGTCGCCTTCTTCATGAAGACCGTGCTGGAGAAGCGCGCGGATGCGGTCGCGATCGCGGTGACGAATCCCTCCATCGCCCTGGCGACGATCGCCGAGTTCGAGCCGGACCTCGTCATCACCGACATCGAGATGCCCGGCATCACCGGCCTCGACCTGCTCAAGGAACTGCGCGCCCAGTATCCGGGCATGCCGGTCGTCGTGATGACCGCGCACGTCTCGGTCGACTACGCGGTCTCGGCGCTTCGGGCCCAGGCGGACGAGTTCCTGAGCAAACCGGTCGCCTCGGCTGAGCTGGTCGCGATCGTCAACCGTCTCGCCGCAGAAGGGCGCGTCAAGCGAGCCGCAGCGCGCCGCCAGGTGGTGCTCGCGATCGGTGCTCACCCCGACGACGTCGAGATCGGCGTCGGCGGCATCCTCGCGGCGCACCGTGACGCCGGCAACGACGTCGTGATCCTCACGCTGTCGCGCGGCGCTCGCGGCGGCGACGCCGACGACCGGCAGCACGAGTCCCTCGCGTCGGCCGAGCTGCTCGGCGCCCGGCTGTTCCTCGAAGACCTGGAGGACACCCACATCTCGGCGGCGGATCCGACGGTCGGCATCATCGAGCGCGTCGTCGCCGAGATCCAGCCGGACATCGTCTACACGCACTCGTCGCACGACCGCCATCAGGACCACCGCGCGGTGCACGCCGCGACGAACGTCGCCACCCGGTCGGTGCGGACCGTCTGCTGCTACCAGAGCCCGTCCGCCACCATCGACTTCCGTCCCACCCGCTTCGTCCCGATCGACGGGTTCACCGAGACCAAGCTGCAGCTGATCGACTGCTTCCGCTCGCAGACCGAACTGCGCGACTATCTCGAGCCGGACTTCGTGCTCGCGACGGCCCGCTACTGGTCGCGCTTCGGCGGCGGCAAGACATGCGAGCCGCTGGAGGTCATGCGCGACACCGCCGACATCTCGGTGCCCGCCTCCGCCATCCACTCCGACGCGCGCGTCGCGGGAAACCGACTGAACAGGACCGCTGAATGA
- a CDS encoding S1/P1 Nuclease, with translation MDVLGTDRSFASLSTADLLEARDQYHWHLLNKKNVVGTAVGLYLIRKSDPWPAGEHTDSGSAPRTAARTATRGERTFDNSEVRDYSWPCILVLVDQWIPADRFGAGADQESPEELVPRTLYLPDGRTVPVCVVRVTESAPDASALPPRTWPTSRIGGGFPLVSESQGVQNLGSVGTLVTDGHTVFALTSRHVTGPAGSPVSSFLGGALAEVGRASSRHLTRKPFSDVYPQFSGRRSFATLDVGLVEVDDVTEWTSQGYGLPAAGELADLNELNIGVRLIGARVRAFGAASGELRGRIAALFYRYRSRGGFDDVTDFLIAPDPEARQDGEGVPVTAQSRPGDSGTVWYLVQAGDAPLRPIAVQWGGQSFLGSSGVAFDFSLATSLSSILRLLDVELVVDYNTGPQPYWGKTGHYTIATFACEKVTGAKLRRLLAANTDRISFSLAGLGHGAIDTTTVLAKKNGGFVPLADVPDLIWKNLPSVVKGGRDTAFRTGPEHPAHFADIDQLLDGETLRARCVDDPADVSVAVWQDYYTRLGHTEPDKRGLLPFRVWQFYDELVAAVRAKDVARYVAAAGLVAHYVGDACQPLHGSFLADGLEDGTGKGVHSAYESTMIDRHDVEIVSGITAALSTATLPAGVASGQEAAVAIVRLMDRSAKAIDPRALVTAYAAVASKPGDSSVRVTDALWGAFGEQTIGLLVDGALTLAMIWQSAWKAASGESAFSATGLRAVDTAVLQRLYEDPAFVPSLTLDQIGPTLEKGPVRQKKKAP, from the coding sequence ATGGATGTTCTGGGCACCGACCGCAGCTTCGCCAGCCTCTCCACAGCGGATCTGCTCGAGGCGCGCGACCAGTACCACTGGCATCTGCTCAACAAGAAGAACGTGGTCGGCACCGCGGTGGGCCTGTACCTGATCCGGAAGAGCGATCCCTGGCCTGCCGGAGAGCACACCGACTCCGGGAGCGCGCCCCGCACGGCAGCCCGCACTGCCACCCGCGGCGAACGGACCTTCGACAACTCCGAAGTGCGCGACTACTCCTGGCCGTGCATCCTCGTTCTGGTCGACCAGTGGATCCCCGCCGACCGGTTCGGCGCAGGAGCGGACCAGGAGTCGCCGGAGGAGCTGGTGCCCCGCACCCTCTACCTCCCGGACGGTCGCACGGTGCCGGTGTGCGTCGTCCGGGTGACGGAGTCGGCACCGGATGCGTCGGCTCTCCCGCCGCGCACCTGGCCGACCTCGCGGATCGGCGGCGGCTTCCCGCTCGTCAGCGAGAGCCAGGGTGTGCAGAACCTGGGCAGCGTCGGAACGCTGGTGACCGACGGTCACACCGTCTTCGCGCTGACGAGCCGTCACGTCACGGGGCCGGCGGGCAGCCCGGTCTCGAGCTTCCTCGGCGGCGCCCTCGCGGAGGTCGGCCGTGCGAGCTCGCGCCACCTCACCCGCAAGCCGTTCTCCGATGTCTACCCACAGTTCTCGGGACGCCGAAGCTTCGCCACCCTCGATGTCGGCCTGGTGGAGGTGGACGACGTCACCGAGTGGACGTCGCAGGGCTACGGCCTTCCCGCCGCCGGAGAGCTCGCCGACCTCAACGAGCTCAACATCGGCGTGCGCCTGATCGGCGCGCGGGTCCGGGCGTTCGGGGCGGCTTCTGGCGAGTTGCGCGGGCGCATCGCCGCGCTGTTCTACCGCTACCGGAGCAGGGGCGGATTCGACGATGTGACGGACTTCCTGATCGCGCCGGACCCGGAAGCGCGACAGGATGGCGAGGGCGTGCCGGTCACCGCTCAGTCGCGGCCCGGCGACTCGGGCACCGTCTGGTATCTGGTGCAGGCCGGCGATGCTCCGCTGCGCCCGATCGCCGTCCAGTGGGGCGGTCAGAGCTTTCTGGGCTCCTCCGGGGTGGCCTTCGACTTCTCGCTCGCCACCAGCCTCAGCAGCATCCTGCGCCTGCTGGACGTCGAACTGGTCGTCGACTACAACACGGGCCCACAGCCCTACTGGGGGAAGACGGGCCACTACACGATCGCCACCTTCGCCTGCGAGAAGGTGACGGGCGCGAAGCTCCGCAGGCTGCTCGCGGCCAACACGGACCGCATCAGCTTCAGCCTCGCTGGCCTCGGCCATGGCGCGATCGACACGACGACCGTCCTCGCCAAGAAGAACGGCGGCTTCGTTCCGCTCGCCGACGTGCCCGATCTGATCTGGAAGAACCTGCCGAGTGTGGTGAAAGGTGGTCGGGACACGGCGTTCCGCACCGGCCCGGAGCATCCCGCCCACTTCGCCGACATCGACCAGCTGCTCGACGGCGAGACGCTGCGGGCGCGCTGCGTCGACGATCCGGCCGACGTCTCCGTGGCGGTGTGGCAGGACTACTACACGCGCCTCGGCCACACCGAGCCCGACAAACGCGGACTCCTCCCGTTCCGGGTCTGGCAGTTCTACGACGAGCTCGTGGCCGCGGTCCGGGCGAAGGACGTCGCGCGATACGTCGCGGCGGCCGGGCTCGTCGCCCACTATGTCGGCGACGCGTGCCAGCCGCTGCACGGATCGTTCCTGGCGGACGGACTGGAGGACGGCACCGGGAAGGGGGTGCACTCGGCGTACGAGTCCACCATGATCGACCGGCACGACGTCGAGATCGTCAGCGGGATCACGGCGGCGCTGTCGACGGCGACGCTCCCTGCGGGAGTCGCGTCGGGGCAGGAAGCCGCCGTCGCGATCGTGCGGTTGATGGATCGCTCGGCGAAGGCCATCGATCCACGTGCCCTCGTCACGGCGTACGCGGCCGTCGCATCGAAGCCGGGCGACTCGAGCGTCCGGGTGACGGACGCGTTGTGGGGCGCGTTCGGTGAGCAGACGATCGGCCTGCTCGTGGACGGCGCGCTCACGCTCGCGATGATCTGGCAGAGCGCCTGGAAGGCGGCCTCCGGCGAGTCGGCGTTTTCGGCCACGGGTCTGAGGGCGGTCGACACGGCGGTGCTCCAGCGGCTCTACGAGGACCCAGCCTTCGTGCCATCGCTCACGCTCGACCAGATCGGCCCGACGCTCGAGAAGGGCCCCGTGCGTCAAAAGAAGAAGGCCCCCTGA
- a CDS encoding ROK family transcriptional regulator, which produces MAEEHGKATQAAVRERNLTTALQLVLSGNGTATRAAIARRTGLTSATVSSLLAGLIADGLVIEGQLAESTGGKRATTLRVAAENHVLLALLVQPGLVRGAVVDLLGDELATVTQRAATPGSLEDVRSVARRLVASTSARIVAVGVQVPGIADGPLIRESVQLGWTDVDLARELSGIVDAPIHLINDADAEAIADSITSDDFGANQLFVSLSTGVGAAVIIDGEVVAGAAHRAGEIGHVPVLFGPDAPLCACGNRGCLEEIVSVTSLLGLPHGTDLEALDLAALAAAPDSRERIADGARVLARALLLVAAALDVPNIVIGGAAPRLGPEFIGHLRAEAARHPVKAAMPLSFRYARVGQEHPYRGAAQYALKSALGVTWAH; this is translated from the coding sequence GTGGCTGAGGAGCACGGCAAGGCGACGCAGGCCGCCGTCCGCGAGCGCAATCTCACGACCGCGCTGCAACTCGTGCTGTCGGGGAACGGCACGGCGACGCGCGCGGCGATCGCCCGCCGCACCGGCCTCACCAGCGCGACCGTCTCCTCCCTGCTCGCCGGGCTCATCGCCGACGGGCTCGTCATCGAGGGGCAGCTGGCCGAGAGCACGGGCGGGAAGCGCGCCACCACCCTCCGCGTCGCCGCGGAGAATCACGTGCTGCTCGCACTGCTGGTGCAGCCGGGACTCGTCCGCGGCGCGGTCGTCGACCTGCTGGGCGACGAGCTCGCCACCGTGACGCAGCGGGCCGCGACACCGGGGTCCCTCGAAGACGTGCGCTCTGTCGCGCGACGGTTGGTCGCCTCCACCTCGGCACGGATCGTCGCGGTCGGCGTGCAGGTGCCGGGCATCGCCGATGGCCCCCTGATCCGCGAATCGGTGCAGTTGGGATGGACGGACGTGGACCTGGCGCGCGAGCTGTCCGGGATCGTGGACGCGCCCATCCACCTGATCAACGACGCGGACGCGGAGGCCATCGCCGACTCGATCACGTCCGACGACTTCGGGGCCAACCAGCTCTTCGTCTCTCTGAGCACGGGTGTCGGGGCGGCCGTCATCATCGACGGGGAGGTCGTCGCCGGCGCCGCGCATCGCGCCGGCGAGATCGGGCACGTCCCGGTGCTGTTCGGGCCGGACGCGCCGCTGTGCGCCTGCGGCAACCGCGGCTGCCTCGAGGAGATCGTCTCGGTGACGAGCCTGCTGGGCCTCCCCCACGGCACCGACCTCGAGGCGCTCGACCTCGCGGCCCTCGCTGCCGCTCCGGACTCGCGCGAGCGCATCGCGGACGGCGCTCGCGTGCTCGCCCGCGCGCTGCTGCTCGTCGCCGCCGCCCTCGACGTGCCGAACATCGTGATCGGCGGGGCGGCTCCTCGGCTCGGGCCCGAGTTCATCGGACACCTGCGTGCCGAGGCGGCGCGGCATCCGGTCAAGGCGGCCATGCCGCTGAGCTTCCGGTACGCCCGCGTGGGCCAGGAGCACCCCTACCGCGGGGCGGCGCAGTACGCGCTGAAGTCGGCGCTCGGTGTCACCTGGGCGCACTGA
- a CDS encoding ROK family transcriptional regulator, translated as MSIDLAKRTTASDRGAPSDHGLVPGRALRPRTKVLPEHARGHNRSLVLQSLYRSGRASRADLARTTGLTRVTISDLVGELIAEGLVVELGQRDDARPGKPAVLLDVNRGATQIVGVDLSEHAVFRGAVLDMDGRILQTAEVELAGSRGEEATAKVLALVDRLVELTSAPVLGIGIGSPGIVEADGVVATAPNLGWVDEPLQQRIAERTGLPVFVANDANVAVLAEHGFADAQGDMMLVKVGHGVGSGLLVAGALVFGSRFAAGEIGQVMVGTDAGPEAPYDRERCLEAWLAVPRLESRVAAAEAAGAPAEPVLREAGQRLGVALAPIVGALNLSEVVLAGPEELLDGVLLDAVRETLRNRTMAGFHSGVTVRMTSQGRDIVLRGCVVMVLSAQLGVS; from the coding sequence ATGTCGATCGACCTGGCCAAGCGCACCACCGCCTCCGATCGGGGTGCGCCGTCCGACCACGGGCTCGTCCCGGGCCGGGCGCTCCGGCCCCGGACGAAGGTGCTGCCCGAGCATGCACGCGGCCACAACCGCTCGCTCGTGCTGCAGTCCCTGTACCGCTCCGGCCGCGCCAGCCGGGCGGATCTCGCCCGGACGACGGGACTGACTCGCGTCACGATCTCGGACCTCGTGGGGGAGCTGATCGCCGAAGGCCTGGTGGTCGAGCTCGGCCAGCGCGACGACGCGCGCCCGGGCAAGCCCGCCGTGCTCCTCGACGTCAACCGCGGCGCGACGCAGATCGTCGGAGTCGACCTCAGCGAGCACGCGGTGTTCCGCGGAGCCGTCCTCGACATGGACGGCCGCATCCTGCAGACCGCCGAGGTGGAGCTCGCCGGGAGCCGCGGCGAGGAGGCGACCGCCAAGGTGCTCGCTCTCGTCGACCGCCTGGTCGAGCTGACCTCCGCGCCGGTGCTGGGCATCGGCATCGGGTCGCCCGGCATCGTCGAGGCGGATGGCGTGGTCGCCACCGCCCCGAACCTCGGCTGGGTCGATGAGCCGCTGCAGCAGCGCATCGCAGAACGCACCGGGCTGCCGGTCTTCGTCGCCAATGATGCGAACGTCGCGGTGCTGGCGGAGCACGGCTTCGCCGACGCGCAGGGCGACATGATGCTCGTCAAGGTGGGCCACGGTGTCGGCTCCGGCCTGCTGGTCGCCGGTGCGCTGGTCTTCGGAAGCCGCTTCGCCGCCGGCGAGATCGGTCAGGTGATGGTCGGCACGGATGCCGGGCCGGAGGCCCCGTACGACCGCGAGCGGTGCCTGGAGGCCTGGCTGGCCGTTCCGCGGCTGGAGTCGCGCGTGGCGGCCGCCGAGGCCGCTGGGGCGCCGGCCGAGCCGGTGCTGCGGGAGGCCGGGCAGCGGCTCGGTGTCGCGCTCGCGCCGATCGTCGGTGCACTGAACCTGTCGGAGGTCGTCCTCGCCGGTCCGGAGGAGCTTCTCGACGGCGTGCTGCTGGATGCCGTACGCGAGACCCTCCGCAACCGGACGATGGCCGGGTTCCACTCGGGCGTCACGGTCAGGATGACGAGCCAGGGCCGCGACATCGTGCTCCGCGGCTGTGTCGTGATGGTGCTCTCCGCGCAGCTGGGGGTGTCGTGA
- a CDS encoding UPF0182 family membrane protein, translating into MSSTAAARPAGRRRAAIWITLGVIVAVVILFFVFAGLYADILWYDQLGYLQVLTTQWFAGIAMFFIGFFGMALPLWLSIQLAYRLRPVYAKLNSQLDRYQQVIEPLRRLAMYGIPIVFGIFAGVSTASRWQTAALWLNGTAYGKTDPLFHLDIGFYLFALPFYRSAVGFASAVVLISLLATLATTYLYGSIRVSGREVRISRAARVQISVIAALYLLLQGISIWLDRYATVTDSNVNDMINGAAYTDVNATIPGRAILAGAAVFVAILFVLTAFIGRWRFPMVGTALLIVAALVVGAIVPWVVQRFQVDPSQKTLESPYVQKGIDYTREAYGLSDIETIPYNAKTTAEQGALRQDAQTTAQIRILDPAVVSPSFRQLQQFRQYYAFPEKLNVDRYEVNGTQQDAVVAVRELQQSGLGGTRNWFNDTVVYTHGYGLVAAYGNQRSPDGQPVFMESGIPTTGTLGTYQPRIYFGEQSPTYSIVGAPKGSKQVELDYPGGSDGAQQTYTTFDGNGGPKLDNIFKRLVYALKFQDEQIVLSDAVNSNSQILYDRDPIKRVQKVAPYLTVDSQAYPAVVDGRVKWIIDGYTTSDQFPYSHVGSLSDATADKDTPKPAYAFDDINYIRNSVKATVDAYDGSVTLYAWDTSDPVLKTWEKVFPATVKPVSDMSAQLMSHVRYPSDLFKVQRAVLGQYHVDDAGSFYSREDAWTTPNDPTSPSSNPALQPPYYLTMKMPGQDAPAFSLYSTFIPAGTSESSRSVLKGYLAVDADAGDTKGKVASGYGKLRLLQLPSSDTIPGPGQMQNQFDSDPTVSQQLNLLRQGKSEVINGNLLTLPVGGGLLYVQPVYVRSSGETSYPLLQKVLVAFGDKIEFEDTLDQALDALFGGDSGASAGDNNVPTEGGGSGGQTGGGTGGGEQTGGGTGGSAAGNTALQEALQRANQALSDSQAALKSGDWTAYGEAQKRLQQAISDAVAAEGQPAAK; encoded by the coding sequence GTGAGTTCAACAGCAGCAGCTCGACCCGCAGGCCGCCGGCGCGCGGCCATCTGGATCACTCTCGGGGTGATCGTCGCGGTGGTCATCCTGTTCTTCGTCTTCGCAGGGCTGTACGCCGACATCCTCTGGTACGACCAGCTCGGCTACCTCCAGGTGCTCACCACGCAGTGGTTCGCAGGCATCGCCATGTTCTTCATCGGCTTCTTCGGGATGGCGTTGCCGCTCTGGCTGTCCATCCAGCTGGCGTACCGGCTGCGCCCGGTCTACGCCAAGCTGAACTCGCAGCTCGACCGCTACCAGCAGGTCATCGAGCCGCTGCGGCGCCTCGCGATGTACGGCATCCCGATCGTCTTCGGCATCTTCGCCGGTGTCTCCACCGCGAGCCGCTGGCAGACCGCGGCGCTGTGGCTGAACGGCACCGCCTATGGCAAGACGGACCCGCTCTTCCACCTCGACATCGGCTTCTACCTCTTCGCGCTGCCGTTCTACCGCAGCGCGGTCGGGTTCGCGTCGGCGGTCGTGCTCATCTCGCTGCTCGCGACGCTCGCCACCACCTACCTGTACGGCTCCATCCGGGTCAGCGGTCGCGAGGTGCGCATCTCGCGCGCAGCGCGCGTCCAGATCTCCGTGATCGCCGCGCTGTACCTCCTCCTCCAGGGCATCAGCATCTGGCTCGACCGCTACGCCACGGTCACCGACTCCAACGTCAACGACATGATCAACGGCGCCGCCTACACGGACGTCAACGCGACCATCCCGGGCCGCGCGATCCTGGCGGGCGCCGCGGTGTTCGTCGCCATCCTGTTCGTGCTGACGGCCTTCATCGGCCGCTGGCGCTTCCCGATGGTCGGCACGGCGCTGCTCATCGTCGCCGCACTGGTGGTCGGCGCGATCGTGCCGTGGGTCGTCCAGCGGTTCCAGGTCGACCCGAGCCAGAAGACGCTGGAGTCGCCCTACGTGCAGAAGGGGATCGACTACACCCGCGAGGCGTATGGGCTCAGCGACATCGAGACGATCCCGTACAACGCGAAGACGACGGCCGAGCAGGGCGCCCTGCGGCAGGACGCGCAGACGACCGCGCAGATCCGCATCCTCGACCCCGCCGTCGTCAGCCCGTCGTTCCGCCAGCTGCAGCAGTTCCGGCAGTACTACGCGTTCCCCGAGAAGCTGAACGTCGACCGCTACGAGGTCAACGGCACGCAGCAGGATGCGGTGGTCGCCGTCCGCGAGCTGCAGCAGTCCGGCCTCGGCGGCACCCGCAACTGGTTCAACGACACCGTCGTCTACACACACGGCTACGGTCTGGTCGCCGCCTACGGCAACCAGCGCTCTCCCGACGGCCAGCCGGTCTTCATGGAGTCGGGCATCCCCACCACCGGGACGCTCGGCACGTACCAGCCGCGCATCTACTTCGGCGAGCAGTCGCCGACGTACTCGATCGTCGGCGCCCCCAAGGGCTCCAAGCAGGTCGAGCTCGACTACCCGGGCGGCTCGGACGGCGCGCAGCAGACGTACACGACGTTCGACGGGAACGGCGGCCCGAAGCTCGACAACATCTTCAAGCGACTGGTCTACGCGCTGAAGTTCCAGGACGAGCAGATCGTCCTCTCGGACGCGGTCAACAGCAACTCGCAGATCCTCTACGACCGCGACCCGATCAAGCGCGTGCAGAAGGTCGCGCCCTACCTCACCGTCGACTCGCAGGCGTACCCGGCGGTCGTGGACGGGCGCGTCAAGTGGATCATCGACGGCTACACGACGAGCGACCAGTTCCCGTACTCGCACGTCGGCAGCTTGAGCGATGCGACGGCAGACAAGGACACACCGAAGCCCGCCTACGCCTTCGACGACATCAACTACATCCGCAACTCGGTGAAGGCCACCGTCGACGCGTACGACGGTTCGGTGACCCTGTACGCGTGGGACACCAGCGACCCGGTGCTCAAGACGTGGGAGAAGGTCTTCCCGGCCACCGTCAAGCCGGTGAGCGACATGAGCGCGCAGCTGATGAGCCACGTGCGCTACCCGTCCGACCTGTTCAAGGTGCAGCGGGCGGTGCTCGGCCAGTACCACGTCGACGACGCCGGCTCGTTCTACTCCCGTGAGGACGCCTGGACCACGCCGAACGACCCGACCTCGCCGTCGAGCAACCCGGCCCTGCAGCCGCCGTACTATCTGACGATGAAGATGCCGGGCCAGGACGCTCCCGCGTTCTCGCTCTACTCGACCTTCATCCCGGCGGGCACGAGCGAGTCGAGCCGGTCGGTGTTGAAGGGCTACCTGGCGGTGGATGCGGATGCCGGCGACACCAAGGGCAAGGTCGCGTCCGGCTACGGCAAGCTCAGGCTGCTGCAACTGCCCTCGAGCGACACCATCCCCGGTCCCGGCCAGATGCAGAACCAGTTCGACTCCGATCCGACCGTCTCGCAGCAGCTGAACCTGCTGCGACAGGGTAAATCGGAGGTCATCAACGGCAACCTGCTGACCCTGCCGGTCGGCGGTGGTCTGCTCTACGTGCAGCCGGTCTACGTCCGCTCCTCGGGTGAGACGAGCTACCCGCTGCTGCAGAAGGTGCTGGTGGCCTTCGGCGACAAGATCGAGTTCGAGGACACTCTCGACCAGGCGCTCGATGCCCTGTTCGGCGGCGACTCGGGCGCGTCCGCCGGTGACAACAACGTGCCGACCGAGGGTGGTGGCTCCGGCGGTCAGACCGGCGGCGGCACCGGCGGCGGCGAGCAGACCGGGGGAGGGACCGGCGGCTCTGCCGCGGGCAACACGGCCCTCCAGGAGGCCCTGCAGCGTGCCAACCAGGCGCTCAGCGACAGCCAGGCCGCTCTGAAGTCCGGCGACTGGACCGCGTACGGCGAGGCTCAGAAGCGCCTGCAGCAGGCGATCTCCGACGCCGTCGCGGCGGAGGGGCAGCCCGCCGCCAAGTAG